Within the Micrococcales bacterium genome, the region GCTGCTGGCGCCGATGCCGTCTACTTCACCGGTGACTCCGTCGACCCGTACAACGGGAAGTGCGTGCGCAGCACCGCCGGCTCCCTGTTCCACATCCCCTTCACGTCCTGTGCGCTGTCCGACGTGCCGATGGCCGGACTGCAGGTACTCGCCACCTCGGGTGCCGGGGAGCGGGATCTGCGCGAGGTGGATCTGGGCTTGCCCACCGCCTGGGTGTTCGGCAATGAGGCCCACGGTCTGCCCGATCTCGGGTTGCCCACGGTCTCAATCCCGATCTTCGGGGCGGCCGAGTCGCTGAACCTGGCGTCGGCTGCGGCCGTGTGTCTGTACGCGAGCGCCCTGGCGCAGCGGTAATTGGGCCTTCCCCCTTTGCGTTGGTTGACGTTCGTCGCTGCACGAGCCCCACCCAACTGCACGAGCCCCATCCAACTCGCGCTCCCTACACCTTCTCCTGCAGATCCAGCCAGCGCATGATCCCGGCCACGTTGGCCTGGGTGCCCGCCAACTCCTCCTGCTTGGCCAGCACTTCAGCGTTGTCGTACAGGGCGGCATGGCGCGCTCGGTCCTTCTCGCGCACCATGGCGACGGCGTGGTCCATGTCGGCAGTGACCTCCCGGGCGAGCCGCACCGCGTCCACCCATGCGTGCAACTCGTCCACGGAGGCGTCCAGGGTCTCGTCGATGTCGGTGACCGGGCCGAAGTGGCTGAACAGCAGCCGGGTCGGGCGGACGTCGCGCATCGCGGCCAGGGAACTCAATGTCAGGTCCAGGTCGAAGTCCGGGGGAGGGGTCGCCGGCCGGACGTCGGCGGTCTCGGGGACGTAGACGCCGGCGGCGTCGCCGGTGTAGAGATCCCCGGTGGCCGAGTCGACCAGGCCGATGTGGTGGGACGCGTGCCCCGGGTTGTGGAATGCGGCCAGCGACCGGCCGTCGCCCAGATCCACGACTCCGCGCTCGGCGATGGACACGATCCGGGACGCGGGCGTGGGCAGCAGGTCGCCGAACAGCCGGTCCATAGCCGGGCCGAATACGCGCCGGGCGCTGGAGACCAGGCGTTCGGGATCCGCCAGGTGCCGGGCACCGCGCTCCTGCACCACGATCTGCGCCCGCGGGAACGCTTGCGCGAGATCGCCGACCCCACCGGCGTGGTCGAGGTGGATGTGGGTCACCACGATCGTGGCCAGATCGTCCGCACCGATGCCCAGCCTCTGCAACTGCTCCATGACGATGGGCGCCGACCGGGCAGTGCCCGTTTCCACCAGGCAGGGCCGCGAACCGCGGATCAGGTACGACGAGGTGATCGACTCGTAGCCGCCCATCCGCGTGTCCATCAGGAAGACGTCGTTGCCGACTTCCACCGTGTCCGCGTGCATGAAACCATCCTGCACCGGCGAAAGTCCGTTGAGGCGGCCCAATAGAATCGTGGGGTGTCCGCACCCAACAAGAACTTCGACCCGGTGACGCCGGCCGCGCTGCAACCAGCATCGCTGCAGGCCCACGTCGACGCGGCGCTGACCGCGATCACTGCCACCGAAGACCTCGCCGCGCTCAAGCAGGTCCGGATCGAGCACACCGGTGATCGCTCGCCACTGGCCCTGGCCAACCGCGAGATCGGCGCGCTGCCTCCGAGTGCCAAGGCCGAGGCGGGCAAGGCCGTCGGTGCCGCCCGCGGGCAAGTGACGCAGGCGCTCAAGGCCCGGGAGGCCTCGCTCAAGCTGGCCGAACGGGAGCGGATCCTGACCAGCGAGCGAGTCGACGTGACGATGGTCAACGACCGCGAGCCGGTCGGCGCCCGTCACCCCATCCACACGATCAGCGAACACATCGCCGACGCATTCGTGTCGATCGGCTACGGCGTGGTCGAGGGCCCGGAGTTGGAATCGGAGTGGTTCAACTTCGACGCCCTGAACATCGATCGAGACCACCCCGCTCGCACCATGCAGGACACCTTCTTCGTCGGTGCCGCGGACAGCGGAGCAGTGCTGCGGACACACACCTCGCCACTGCAGATCCGCACGATGCTCAACCAGCAACCGCCGGTTTACGTGGTCTGCCCGGGCCGGGTCTATCGCACCGATGAACTCGACGCCACCCACACCCCGGTGTTCCACCAGGTGGAGGGGCTGGCCGTGGACAAGGGCCTGAGCATGGTCGACCTGAAGTCGACCCTGGACTGGTTCGCCGCCTCCATGTTCGGCGAAGGGATCGTCACCAGGCTGCGGCCCAGCTACTTCCCCTTCACCGAGCCCAGCGCTGAGGTGGACCTTGAGTGTTTCGCCTGCCGGGGCCAGAGTGTGGGCAACCCGGATCGTCCGTGCCGCACCTGCTCGTCGGAGGGCTGGATCGAATGGGGGGGTGCGGGATGGTCAATCCCCGCGTGTTGCAGTCCTGCGGCATCGACCCCGACGAATACACCGGTTTCGCCTTCGGGATGGGCATCGAGCGCACGCTGATGTTCCGGCACGGGATCACGGACATGCGTGATCTCGTCGAGGGGGACGTCCGCTTCACCGCGGCCTTCGGAATGGACAGCTGATGCGCGCTCCGCTGAGTTGGATCAAGGAGTACGCCGCCCTGCCCGCCGGCGTGACGGCACGGGAGGTCGCCGACAAGTTGATCGGGATCGGCCTGGAGGTCGAGTCCGTCGACGAGGTCACCGTGACCGGGCCGCTGGTGGTCGGACGGATCCTGCAGATCGAGGAATTGAAGGAGTACAAGAAGCCCATCCGGTACTGCCAGGTTGACCTCGGTGACCACACCCGCGGGATCATCTGCGGCGCCACGAACTTCGCCGAGGGTGACCTTGTCGTCGCGGCTCTGCCCGGATCCGTGCTGCCGGGCGGTTTCGAGATCACTGCCCGCAAGACCTATGGCCACGTGAGCGACGGCATGCTTGCCTCGGGGCGAGAACTCGGGATCAACGACGAGTACGACGGGATCCTGGTGCTCACCGAGGGGGAGGTGGGTGCCGACGCCCGCCCGGTCCTCGGCCTCGACGACGCCGTGCTGGACATCGCGGTGACACCGGATCGCGGGTACTGCCTGAGCATCCGGGGGATCGCCCGGGAGGCGGCGCTCGCCTACGGAGCGGACTTCACCGACCCCGTCTCACTGGTGCCCGACCTGCCCGCCGAGGGCCGGCAGCACCCAGTGGACCTGCAGTACGGTGCCGACCGGTTCACCGCCCGGGTGGTGTCCGGGGTCGATCCGCACGCCCCGAGCCCGGCCTACATGGTCCGCCGGCTCAACCAGTGCGGGATGCGGCCGGTGAGTCTGGCCGTGGACATCACCAACTACGTGATGCTGGAACTGGGCCAGCCGCTGCACGCATTCGATGCGGACAAACTCGCGGGGCCGATCCAGGTGCGCCGGCCGGCCAACGGTGAGGAACTCGAGACGCTGGACCACGTCCAGCGCCGCCTCGACGCCGCCGACGTGGTCATCGCCGACGATTCCGGAGCCGTGGGCCTGGCCGGTGTGATGGGTGGTCTGACGACCGAGATCGACGACGAGAGCACCAACGTCGTCCTTGAAGCCGCCCACTTCCAGTCGGCGCTGGTGGCCGGAATGTCCCGGCGGCACAAGCTTTCCTCGGAGGCGTCCCGGCGTTTCGAGCGCGGCATCGACAGCGATCTGGCGCGCGCGGCGTCCAACCGCGCGGCGCAACTTTTCGCGGAGTTGAGCGGCGCGACGGTCGGTGGCCTGGTGGACGTGGATCAGCGGGAGACGATCCCGGCCATTGCGCTTCCGATCGATCTGCCGAGCCGGATCGTGGGCGTCGAAATCCCCGCGGACCGGGTGCGGTCGATCCTCACCGGTATCGGGTGCCGCGTGGACGGTGAGTCGGTCACGCCGCCCAGTTGGCGTCCCGACCTCACCGCCGCGATCGATCTGGTGGAGGAAGTGGCCCGCGTCGTCGGGTACGACACCATCCCCTCGCGGGGGCCCGCCATGGGCACCGGGGTGGGGCGTTCCGAGCACGACCGCCTGCAGCGGCAGGTGCGCCGGCGACCTGCGGAACTCGGCCTCACCGAGGTGCTCAGTTACCCGTTCGTGGGCATGGCCGAACTCGATGCTCTCGGGCTGGCCACCGAGGACCCCCGCCGAACCTGCGTCCGTCTGGCCAACCCGCTCCGCGACGAGCAGCCGTTCATGCGCACGACGCTGCTACCGGGCCTGCTGGCCGCGGCCCGGCGCAACGTCAGTCGCGGTGCGGAGACAGTGCTGGTCTACGAGTACGGACAGGTGTTCCGCGACGTCGACGAAGTGAGCGCTCCCGTCGCCGAGGCGGGCGCCCGCCCGGATGCACAGGTGCTGGAGGCCATGCTGTCGGCGTTACCGCGGCAGCCTGAGCACCTGGCGACCGTCCTGTGCGGCGAGTGGTCGCAGCCCGGCTGGTGGGGTGCGGGCCGGCCGGTGGAATGGTCCGATGCGGTCCGGCTGGCGGTCTCGGTGGCCCACAGCGTCGGCGTGGAGCTGACGGTGGAGCAGGACGGAGAGGCACCCTGGCATCCGGGGCGTTGCGCCCGCCTTGTGGCCCGCGGCGAGGCCATCGGTCATGCCGGCGAGCTGCACCCAGACGTCGTTCTGGCCTACGGTTTACCGGCCCGAAGTTGTGCCGCGGAGATCGATCTGACCGCGATCCTGGCGGCGGCACAGCCGGTGGCCGCGGCCCCGCGGGTGTCGGGATTCCCCGTGGCGAAGGAGGATGTCGCACTGGTCGTCGATGAGCAGTTGCCATCCGCGACGCTGCTGCTAGCCCTGCGCGCCGGAGGAGGCGAACTGCTCGAGGCGGTCCGACTGTTCGATGTCTACTCCGGGCCGCAGGTTCCGGACGGCAAGAAGTCGCTGGCGTTCTCGCTGCGCATGCGTGCCGACGACCGCACACTGACCGACGAGGACATAGCAGCGGTACGCGACGGTGCCCTGGCGGCGGCGGCCGAAGTGGGTGCGGTGCTGCGCGGCTGAGTGGGTATGCCCAACGGTGCCGCACGCTGTGTCCAGCCGCGAGGATGGAAGACAGTCCCGAGGTGAGAGAACCCACATGCGGGATCTCTCACCTCGTGCACGAACTCCAACCTGGTGGCCGCCGCGCGCCACGGGGCCCGTGCGGATCCCTAGAGCAGGTCTTCCTCGTCGAGTTCCTCGACGGTCACTTCGCCGGCCAGCACCCGGCGCAAGACCTTGCCCGTTGCATTTCGGGGCAACTCCTCGACCCGACGTACCTCGCGCGGACGGTGGTGCGGGCCGAGTCGCTTGCGCGCCCATTGGAGCAGTTCCTCGTCGCTGGGGCCGTCCTCGGCGACCACGACGTGCGCGACGAGCACTGAACCGTAGACCGGGTCCGGGCGGCCGGTGACCGCGACGTCGAGCAGTCCCGGGTGGGTCCGCAGCACCTCCTCGACCTCCGTGGGATGAACGTTCTCGCCGCCCGTGACGACGATGTCGTCGGCACGCCCTTTGATGGTCAGGCGTCCATGCTCGTCAATGCAGCCGATATCTCCGGTCGCGACCATGCCTTTCACGGTGCCGCGAGAGCCGTCGCTGACGAATTCGGCGATGGAGGTGCGGCTGCGCACGAACACTCGGCCGTCGGTCCCGCGGGGCACGGAGCGGCCCTTGCGGTCGAGCACCTCGACCCGCACGCCGGGCATGGGTGCCCCGGAGGTGTGGGGGTCCTGGCGCAGGTCCTCCGGGGTGGCGATGGTCGCGTAGGCCGCCTCGGTCGTGCCGTAGAGGTTGTACAACACGTCGCCGAAGTCGTCCATGAAGCGGGTGGCCAGGTCCCCGGGAATGGCCGAGCCGGAGACCGCGACGCACTTCACCGATGTGAAGTCGTACCTGCGCTTGGTCTCTGCCGGCAACTCCACCATGCGCTTGAGGGTGACGGGGACGGTGATGATGGTCTCCACCTCATAGGCCTGCGCCAGGGCCAGGATCCGCTCGGGGTCGGGGTGCC harbors:
- a CDS encoding MBL fold metallo-hydrolase, with the protein product MHADTVEVGNDVFLMDTRMGGYESITSSYLIRGSRPCLVETGTARSAPIVMEQLQRLGIGADDLATIVVTHIHLDHAGGVGDLAQAFPRAQIVVQERGARHLADPERLVSSARRVFGPAMDRLFGDLLPTPASRIVSIAERGVVDLGDGRSLAAFHNPGHASHHIGLVDSATGDLYTGDAAGVYVPETADVRPATPPPDFDLDLTLSSLAAMRDVRPTRLLFSHFGPVTDIDETLDASVDELHAWVDAVRLAREVTADMDHAVAMVREKDRARHAALYDNAEVLAKQEELAGTQANVAGIMRWLDLQEKV
- a CDS encoding AMP-binding protein, coding for MRPLDPLRTVADAAEIAKAGTFGALRSGLARPRNPLVATRMLTALRKWGTTASLGFALGAVRDPESVAIVDVDDPQQEEITYADAEYRTTVLANSLLDRGAQPGTTVGLLGRNSRSYAESIVAVSRTGADLIYLNTGATAEQVAAVCAAHDITLMIRDREFAGVCPDTVLSLGLDDPAGIPLLDSMPWSGDVAPPKQAGKHVILTSGTTGGPLRGAARTTAPLDSVAALLHAFPTRLGSVTMIAAPMFHAWGWMHHRMATVMDNTQILLRHPDPERILALAQAYEVETIITVPVTLKRMVELPAETKRRYDFTSVKCVAVSGSAIPGDLATRFMDDFGDVLYNLYGTTEAAYATIATPEDLRQDPHTSGAPMPGVRVEVLDRKGRSVPRGTDGRVFVRSRTSIAEFVSDGSRGTVKGMVATGDIGCIDEHGRLTIKGRADDIVVTGGENVHPTEVEEVLRTHPGLLDVAVTGRPDPVYGSVLVAHVVVAEDGPSDEELLQWARKRLGPHHRPREVRRVEELPRNATGKVLRRVLAGEVTVEELDEEDLL
- a CDS encoding phenylalanine--tRNA ligase subunit beta, which translates into the protein MRAPLSWIKEYAALPAGVTAREVADKLIGIGLEVESVDEVTVTGPLVVGRILQIEELKEYKKPIRYCQVDLGDHTRGIICGATNFAEGDLVVAALPGSVLPGGFEITARKTYGHVSDGMLASGRELGINDEYDGILVLTEGEVGADARPVLGLDDAVLDIAVTPDRGYCLSIRGIAREAALAYGADFTDPVSLVPDLPAEGRQHPVDLQYGADRFTARVVSGVDPHAPSPAYMVRRLNQCGMRPVSLAVDITNYVMLELGQPLHAFDADKLAGPIQVRRPANGEELETLDHVQRRLDAADVVIADDSGAVGLAGVMGGLTTEIDDESTNVVLEAAHFQSALVAGMSRRHKLSSEASRRFERGIDSDLARAASNRAAQLFAELSGATVGGLVDVDQRETIPAIALPIDLPSRIVGVEIPADRVRSILTGIGCRVDGESVTPPSWRPDLTAAIDLVEEVARVVGYDTIPSRGPAMGTGVGRSEHDRLQRQVRRRPAELGLTEVLSYPFVGMAELDALGLATEDPRRTCVRLANPLRDEQPFMRTTLLPGLLAAARRNVSRGAETVLVYEYGQVFRDVDEVSAPVAEAGARPDAQVLEAMLSALPRQPEHLATVLCGEWSQPGWWGAGRPVEWSDAVRLAVSVAHSVGVELTVEQDGEAPWHPGRCARLVARGEAIGHAGELHPDVVLAYGLPARSCAAEIDLTAILAAAQPVAAAPRVSGFPVAKEDVALVVDEQLPSATLLLALRAGGGELLEAVRLFDVYSGPQVPDGKKSLAFSLRMRADDRTLTDEDIAAVRDGALAAAAEVGAVLRG